The Skermanella pratensis genome has a window encoding:
- a CDS encoding ParA family protein, whose translation MTSSPNASPRTSPAHTIAIYNHKGGVGKTTVSLNLSVCLAAAGYRCLLVDIDPQQSSTTVLSRTGASPNLVDVIRKQAVIEDALHETVVQNLWIIPSTRALTLLETGLDDRVRPNHGLKRYLTFSEDRFDFVVIDCPPAMGLLSLSALIAADSVLIPTTSGAFSIQGVQRTVETVNALRGGLSPGLVVNGILVSLFEGTRRDQQTLKDLGSQFSGLLYRNRIRFDPEILKAEVKRAPSTLFNRGTHSTQDYIFLTAELLGRVHRHRRLPDAEFSFDTVTQTITETLAKPEFTTLAPDGEGDAGGVDPEKPGSGGSEAEVLDGGRRGGRVRQMALAAAIFVAGMVCGGSLATWLGPETLAMFQTAGAGD comes from the coding sequence ATGACATCGAGCCCGAACGCCTCGCCCCGAACCTCGCCGGCCCATACGATCGCCATCTACAACCACAAGGGCGGCGTCGGAAAGACGACGGTTTCGCTGAACCTGTCCGTGTGCCTCGCGGCGGCGGGATACCGTTGCCTGCTGGTCGACATCGACCCGCAGCAGAGCAGCACGACCGTTCTGTCGCGCACGGGTGCGTCGCCCAATCTGGTGGACGTCATCCGCAAGCAGGCGGTGATCGAGGATGCGCTGCACGAGACCGTGGTTCAGAACCTGTGGATCATCCCTTCCACCCGGGCGCTGACCTTGCTGGAAACCGGGCTGGACGACCGGGTCAGGCCCAACCACGGGCTCAAGCGCTACCTGACGTTCTCGGAGGACCGCTTCGATTTCGTCGTGATCGACTGTCCGCCGGCCATGGGCCTGCTGTCGCTCAGCGCGCTGATCGCCGCCGACAGCGTGCTGATCCCGACCACGTCGGGCGCCTTCTCGATCCAGGGCGTGCAGCGGACGGTGGAGACCGTGAACGCGCTTCGCGGCGGCCTCAGCCCCGGTCTCGTGGTCAACGGCATCCTGGTATCGCTGTTCGAGGGGACCCGCCGCGACCAGCAGACGCTGAAGGATCTGGGAAGCCAGTTCTCCGGCCTGCTGTACCGGAACCGGATCCGCTTCGATCCGGAGATCCTGAAGGCCGAGGTCAAGCGGGCGCCCTCGACCCTGTTCAACCGCGGCACCCATTCGACCCAGGACTACATATTCCTGACCGCCGAACTGCTGGGCCGCGTCCACCGGCATCGGCGCCTGCCGGACGCCGAGTTCTCGTTCGACACAGTCACTCAGACGATCACCGAGACGCTGGCGAAGCCGGAGTTCACCACCCTGGCGCCCGATGGCGAGGGGGATGCGGGGGGTGTCGATCCGGAGAAGCCGGGGTCGGGCGGCTCGGAGGCCGAGGTCCTTGACGGCGGCCGGCGAGGCGGGCGCGTCAGGCAGATGGCGCTAGCGGCGGCCATCTTCGTTGCCGGGATGGTCTGCGGCGGGTCGCTCGCGACATGGCTCGGGCCGGAAACCCTTGCCATGTTCCAGACCGCCGGGGCCGGCGACTGA
- a CDS encoding ABC transporter permease produces MNLHYWRALNGIVTREVLRFLHQRERFLAALVRPLVWLIVFAAGFRAALGLSIIPPYETYITYETYIIPGLVGMIQLFNGMQSSLSMVYDREMGSMRTLLVSPLPRWFLLTAKLLAGTAVSILQVYAFLAIAAAFDIILPPLGYLTVLPALVVSGLMLGAVGMLLSSTIKQLENFAGVMNFVIFPTFFLSSALYPLWKMQESSVLLYQICAANPFTHAVELIRFALYVQINWESLGWTALALAVFLAAAIYGYNPARGFMPRKAQAD; encoded by the coding sequence ATGAACCTGCATTACTGGCGCGCCCTCAACGGCATCGTGACCCGCGAGGTTTTGCGGTTCCTTCACCAGCGCGAACGCTTCCTGGCGGCCCTGGTCCGCCCGCTGGTCTGGCTGATTGTGTTCGCGGCCGGTTTCCGGGCGGCGCTCGGCCTGTCGATCATCCCGCCCTACGAGACCTACATCACCTACGAGACCTACATCATCCCCGGGCTGGTCGGGATGATCCAGCTGTTCAACGGGATGCAGAGCTCGCTGTCCATGGTCTACGACAGGGAGATGGGCAGCATGCGGACGCTGCTGGTCAGCCCCCTGCCCCGCTGGTTCCTGCTGACCGCCAAGCTGCTGGCCGGAACCGCCGTGTCGATCCTCCAGGTCTATGCCTTCCTGGCGATCGCCGCCGCCTTCGACATCATCCTGCCGCCCCTGGGCTACCTGACGGTGCTGCCGGCCCTGGTCGTCAGCGGGCTGATGCTGGGCGCGGTCGGCATGCTGCTGTCCTCCACCATCAAGCAGCTGGAGAACTTCGCGGGAGTCATGAACTTCGTGATCTTCCCGACCTTCTTCCTGTCCTCGGCGCTCTATCCGCTCTGGAAGATGCAGGAATCCAGCGTGCTGCTCTACCAGATCTGCGCCGCCAACCCGTTCACCCACGCGGTCGAACTGATCCGGTTCGCCCTCTACGTCCAGATCAACTGGGAGTCGCTGGGCTGGACCGCGCTGGCGCTCGCCGTGTTCCTGGCCGCCGCCATCTATGGCTACAACCCGGCCCGCGGCTTCATGCCGCGGAAGGCCCAGGCGGATTGA